The following coding sequences lie in one Mustelus asterias chromosome 8, sMusAst1.hap1.1, whole genome shotgun sequence genomic window:
- the LOC144497829 gene encoding zinc-binding protein A33-like — protein MELGKQLENLSKDVSCSICLDFLQEPVSLECGHVFCRGCISLFWADGHCSCPECRLLSPGKVLRPNRQVANIVATVRSLTLASRAAESGQRRSAKPRHTNTGHLTPSTGHIKEKVQKLTEHFEGEFAELHRILNEEEREMRRRLTQREQELFPKQGTANGATTEVNPSFKQLMWNVLQEMKIILSGSRDEIGQECEFPVSTLIGEFGGPLQYVVWKQMRKSIKPALTHLNLCPNSAHPSLILSESLTRAKVGYMQQRLPDYPSRFQRRICVLGSRGFTSGRHYWEVEVEQGAKWTLGVARESVHRKELRDLTARNGYWVISPHTTDWLQWLLEFFAQKERNPQRVDHLALQVNPKKVGIYLDYEGGQVSFYNGEDMSHLYTHRGIMTGKLMAFFSPGTASHNQMKLLQLSS, from the exons ATGGAGCTGGGCAAACAGTTGGAGAATCTGAGTAAGGATGTGTCCTGCTCCATCTGCCTGGACTTCCTGCAGGAGCCTGTCTCCCTGGAGTGTGGACATGTCTTCTGCCGAGGCTGCATTTCCCTCTTCTGGGCGGACGGTCACTGCTCCTGCCCGGAGTGCCGGCTCCTGTCCCCGGGGAAGGTGCTGAGACCCAACCGGCAGGTGGCCAACATCGTGGCCACCGTCCGCTCCTTGACCCTGGCCAGCAGAGCAGCAGAGAGTGGCCAGAGGCGGAGTGCCAAGCCAAGACACACTAACACTGGCCATCTCACCCCCAGCACTGGACACATCAAG GAAAAGGTACAGAAGCTGACAGAACATTTTGAAGGTGAATTTGCTGAGTTGCACCGAATTCTTAATGAAGAAGAACGGGAGATGAGAAGAAGACTCACCCAGAGAGAACAAGAATTATTTCCCAAGCAGGGGACAGCCAATGGAGCTACAACTGAAGTGAACCCTTCCTTCAAGCAACTGATGTGGAATGTTCTGCAG GAGATGAAAATAATTCTGAGTGG ATCCAGGGATGAAATTGGACAAGAATGTGAATTTCCTGTCAGTACGCTGATTGGTGAATTCGGAGGCCCCCTTCAGTACGTCGTGTGGAAGCAGATGAGAAAGTCAATTAAACCAG CGTTGACccatttgaacctgtgccccaatTCCGCTCACCCCAGCCTCATCCTGTCCGAAAGCTTGACCAGGGCGAAGGTCGGTTACATGCAGCAGCGTCTGCCAGACTATCCCAGTCGCTTCCAGCGTCGCATCTGTGTGCTGGGGTCCCGAGGATTTACCTCAGGGAGACATTACTGGGAGGTCGAGGTGGAGCAGGGAGCCAAGTGGACGCTCGGGGTCGCAAGAGAGTCGGTGCACAGAAAGGAGCTGAGAGATCTGACCGCCAGGAACGGCTACTGGGTCATCAGTCCCCACACCACCGACTGGCTGCAATGGCTGCTGGAATTCTTTGCGCAGAAGGAACGAAACCCGCAGAGGGTCGACCACCTCGCACTCCAAGTCAACCCAAAGAAGGTCGGCATTTACTTGGACTACGAGGGAGGGCAGGTGTCATTTTACAATGGTGAGGACATGTCCCACTTGTACACACACAGGGGGATCATGACTGGCAAACTGATGGCTTTCTTTTCACCTGGCACTGCCTCTCACAACCAAATGAAACTCCTTCAACTGTCATCGTAA